From one Pseudomonas sp. MYb118 genomic stretch:
- a CDS encoding amino acid deaminase, with protein MSTAQNTDAVAKGDAAIGAQLVRDVSLPALVLHREALEHNIRWMQAFVSNSGAELAPHGKTSMTPALFRRQLDAGAWGITLASATQTRAAYAHGVRRVLMANQLVGTPNMALIADLLADPTFDFYCMVDHPDNVADLGAYFASRGVRLNVMIEYGVVGGRCGCRSEAEVLALAKAIDAQPALALTGIEGYEGVIHGDHAIAGIREFAASLVRLAVQLQDSGAFAIAKPIITASGSAWYDLIAESFEAQNAAGRFLSVLRPGSYVAHDHGIYKEAQCCVLDRRSDLHEGLRPALEVWAHVQSLPEPGFAVIALGKRDVAYDAGLPVPLLRYKAGVVPAVGDDVGACKVTAVMDQHAFMTVAPGVELRVGDIISFGTSHPCLTFDKWRVGVLVDEQLGVIETMETCF; from the coding sequence ATGTCTACTGCCCAAAATACCGACGCCGTGGCCAAAGGTGATGCCGCCATCGGCGCTCAACTGGTGCGCGACGTCAGCCTGCCGGCGCTGGTGCTGCACCGCGAGGCGCTGGAACACAACATTCGCTGGATGCAGGCATTCGTCAGCAACAGCGGCGCCGAGCTCGCGCCCCACGGCAAGACCAGCATGACCCCGGCGCTGTTCCGGCGCCAACTGGACGCCGGCGCCTGGGGCATCACCCTGGCCAGCGCCACGCAAACCCGCGCAGCGTATGCCCACGGCGTGCGTCGGGTGTTGATGGCCAACCAGTTGGTGGGCACGCCGAACATGGCACTGATCGCCGACCTGCTGGCGGATCCGACGTTCGACTTTTACTGCATGGTCGATCACCCGGACAACGTCGCTGACCTGGGCGCGTACTTCGCCTCTCGCGGGGTGCGCCTGAACGTAATGATCGAGTACGGCGTGGTCGGCGGCCGTTGCGGTTGCCGCAGCGAAGCCGAAGTGCTGGCCCTGGCCAAGGCCATCGACGCCCAGCCGGCACTGGCGCTGACCGGTATCGAAGGCTACGAAGGGGTGATCCACGGTGACCATGCCATCGCCGGCATCCGCGAGTTCGCCGCGTCGCTGGTGCGTCTGGCGGTGCAATTGCAGGACAGCGGCGCCTTCGCCATCGCCAAGCCGATCATCACCGCCTCGGGCTCGGCCTGGTACGACCTGATCGCCGAGTCCTTCGAGGCGCAGAACGCCGCCGGGCGTTTCCTCAGCGTGCTGCGTCCGGGCAGCTACGTGGCGCACGACCATGGCATCTACAAGGAAGCGCAGTGCTGCGTGCTCGACCGACGCAGCGACCTGCACGAAGGCCTGCGCCCGGCGCTGGAAGTCTGGGCGCACGTGCAGTCGTTGCCGGAACCGGGCTTTGCGGTGATTGCCCTGGGCAAGCGCGACGTGGCGTACGACGCCGGGCTGCCGGTGCCGTTGCTGCGCTACAAGGCCGGCGTGGTGCCGGCGGTCGGCGATGATGTCGGCGCCTGCAAGGTCACGGCGGTAATGGACCAGCACGCGTTCATGACCGTGGCGCCGGGGGTTGAGCTGCGGGTGGGGGATATCATTTCCTTCGGCACTTCGCACCCGTGCCTGACGTTCGACAAGTGGCGGGTTGGGGTGTTGGTGGATGAACAGTTGGGGGTGATCGAGACCATGGAGACTTGTTTCTAA
- a CDS encoding RidA family protein: protein MSITRYGTGSSAAGGTPRPFARAVEADGWLHVSGQVPALNGEIISGGIVEQTHQTMKNLIAILQEAGYGLEDVVRAGVWLDDPRDFTSFNKVFAEYFKPEHAPARACVQASMMVDCKVEIDCIAYKKKA from the coding sequence ATGAGCATTACTCGTTACGGCACCGGCAGCAGCGCGGCAGGCGGTACGCCTCGCCCTTTTGCGCGCGCCGTTGAAGCCGATGGCTGGCTGCATGTTTCCGGGCAGGTGCCGGCGCTGAATGGCGAGATCATCAGTGGCGGCATCGTCGAGCAGACCCACCAGACCATGAAGAACCTGATCGCGATTCTCCAGGAGGCCGGTTACGGCCTGGAAGACGTGGTACGCGCTGGCGTGTGGCTGGATGACCCGCGGGATTTCACCAGTTTCAACAAGGTCTTCGCCGAATACTTCAAACCCGAACACGCCCCGGCGCGGGCCTGTGTGCAGGCGAGCATGATGGTTGATTGCAAGGTTGAGATCGACTGTATTGCCTACAAGAAGAAGGCTTGA
- a CDS encoding peptidylprolyl isomerase, with product MKAQARHILVKTSEEAEQLKQRIAKGEAFDVLAKKYSTCPSGKRGGDLGEVRPGQMVGAIDAVIFKKPLRVVHGPIKSKFGYHLVQVFFRD from the coding sequence ATGAAAGCCCAAGCCCGCCACATCCTGGTGAAAACCTCGGAAGAAGCCGAACAGCTCAAGCAACGCATCGCCAAGGGCGAAGCGTTCGACGTGCTGGCCAAGAAATACTCCACCTGCCCGTCCGGCAAGCGCGGTGGCGATCTCGGCGAAGTGCGCCCGGGACAGATGGTCGGGGCCATCGACGCAGTGATTTTCAAGAAACCGCTGCGAGTGGTGCATGGGCCGATCAAGAGCAAGTTCGGCTATCACCTGGTGCAGGTGTTTTTCAGGGATTGA
- a CDS encoding sugar kinase, which produces MTTPNTPRIALIGECMIELQHHADGSLQQSFGGDTLNTAVYLSRELGEHGQVDYVTALGDDSFSDAMCRSWAEENIGLGMVQRLPGRLPGLYCIQTDDNGERRFLYWRNEAAVRECFTTPAATPILKALPDYDVLYFSGITLAVLGAQGRAKLVEALIDARLRSAKVVFDNNYRPRLWASVEEARAAYRSVLPYIDVALLTVDDEQALFHFADCEAVFAAYEQIGTPEVVLKRGAEPCLIRCNGESFEVPAQKVERVVDTTAAGDSFSAAYLARRLMGGSPVEAAQAGHGLASRVIQVRGALIAR; this is translated from the coding sequence ATGACCACCCCCAACACCCCCCGCATCGCCCTCATCGGCGAATGCATGATCGAACTGCAACACCACGCCGACGGCAGCCTGCAACAAAGCTTCGGCGGCGACACCCTCAACACCGCCGTGTACCTGTCCCGCGAACTGGGCGAGCACGGTCAGGTGGATTACGTCACCGCCCTGGGCGACGACAGTTTCAGTGACGCCATGTGCCGCAGCTGGGCCGAGGAAAACATCGGCCTGGGCATGGTCCAGCGCCTGCCCGGTCGCCTGCCGGGCCTGTATTGCATCCAGACCGATGACAACGGCGAGCGGCGCTTCCTGTACTGGCGCAACGAAGCGGCGGTGCGCGAGTGTTTCACCACCCCGGCCGCCACGCCGATCCTCAAAGCCCTGCCGGATTACGATGTGCTGTATTTCAGTGGCATCACCCTGGCGGTGCTCGGTGCCCAGGGCCGGGCCAAATTGGTGGAAGCCTTGATCGACGCCCGTTTACGCAGCGCCAAGGTGGTTTTCGACAACAATTACCGGCCGCGCCTGTGGGCGTCGGTCGAGGAAGCTCGAGCGGCGTATCGTAGCGTGCTGCCGTATATCGACGTGGCGCTGCTGACTGTCGACGATGAGCAGGCGCTGTTTCATTTTGCCGACTGCGAGGCGGTGTTCGCGGCCTACGAGCAGATCGGCACGCCGGAGGTGGTGCTCAAGCGCGGTGCCGAGCCATGCCTGATTCGTTGCAACGGCGAGTCGTTCGAGGTGCCGGCGCAGAAGGTCGAGCGGGTGGTCGATACCACGGCGGCGGGGGATTCGTTCAGCGCGGCGTACCTGGCCAGGCGGCTGATGGGTGGTAGCCCGGTGGAGGCGGCGCAGGCGGGGCATGGGTTGGCGAGTCGGGTGATTCAGGTGCGGGGGGCTTTGATTGCGCGGTGA
- a CDS encoding IclR family transcriptional regulator has product MTEDTIKRRARGLDRAFDILDFLKEIGQPLRPNDIASGIGSPKSTVYELVASLLERRILEPVGKEGHVYLGRQLYFLGQAHLRHFDLTREADHALQEIVSQTRETAQMCLLNGRKYTVALMKEGERHFRISSDIGENAPIPWTASGRLLLAHLSDQAIVDLIDPDDFILPDGERLPLEQFLGEIRQAGVDGFFSFDSVADTFTHCFAAPVKDNNGVAIATLCIVAPRADAKNNYNDYRRVLIDSANSLARRINE; this is encoded by the coding sequence ATGACCGAAGACACCATCAAACGCCGGGCCCGCGGCCTGGACCGGGCGTTCGATATTCTCGATTTCCTCAAGGAAATCGGCCAGCCACTGCGCCCCAATGACATCGCCAGCGGCATCGGCAGCCCCAAGTCCACGGTCTACGAACTGGTGGCCTCGCTGCTGGAGCGACGCATTCTGGAACCTGTGGGCAAGGAAGGTCACGTCTACCTCGGTCGTCAGCTGTACTTCCTCGGCCAGGCGCACCTGCGCCATTTCGACCTGACCCGCGAAGCCGACCACGCCTTGCAGGAGATCGTCAGCCAGACCCGCGAAACCGCGCAGATGTGCCTGCTCAACGGGCGCAAATACACGGTGGCGCTGATGAAGGAGGGCGAGCGGCATTTTCGTATCTCGTCGGACATCGGTGAAAACGCGCCGATCCCCTGGACGGCTTCGGGGCGCCTGCTGCTGGCGCACCTGAGCGACCAGGCCATCGTCGACCTGATCGACCCCGACGACTTCATCCTGCCCGATGGCGAACGCCTGCCGCTGGAGCAGTTTCTCGGTGAGATACGCCAGGCCGGCGTCGATGGCTTTTTCTCCTTCGACAGCGTCGCCGACACCTTCACCCACTGCTTTGCCGCACCGGTCAAGGACAACAACGGCGTCGCCATTGCGACCCTGTGCATCGTCGCCCCCAGGGCTGATGCGAAAAACAACTACAACGACTATCGCCGGGTGCTGATCGACAGCGCCAACAGCCTCGCCCGGCGTATCAACGAATAA